The Trichoderma atroviride chromosome 5, complete sequence genome contains a region encoding:
- a CDS encoding uncharacterized protein (EggNog:ENOG41), translating into MPSMVERIINAYNWWNGINKIKEGLKEKNPDAIKFGVISAAAINFTSFFDPVQTHQGAEIVAIAARSRAKAEAQVANYKLTAAKVYDSYEEVLQDPNVEAVYIPLPNGLHHKWAINALKAGKHVLIEKPVGSNAAEAKEIQDCARETGKIALEAYHWRLHPAAHRVKEIIESGKYGHVTATSSKMVVPPGAIGADDIRFNYALGGGASMDLCYVVSGSLYWASAPNDVKGTTFEVLEAKSRVSKLDKRVDEAMEATFVIRNADSARPPVMCTTTCKLVLPKFLGFIPQFWDLTPTTVVELEQAKIELTAFIAPYIGHKIIITEKSGKKTVETVYKDGPVWGKRGEPWWTTYRYQLEAFVDRVKAYKNQEPYNGPWVDMDESVKLMEIIDGIYKKAGMPLRGAE; encoded by the exons ATGCCGTCTATGGTTGAG CGCATAATCAACGCCTATAATTGGTGGAACGGCATCAACAAAATTAAAGAAGGcctgaaagaaaagaatccaGACGCAATTAAATTCGGCGTCATATCAGCCGCGGCGATCAATTTCACTTCATTTTTCGACCCGGTCCAGACCCATCAGGGCGCCGAGattgttgccattgccgccagATCGAGGGCAAAAGCAGAAGCTCAGGTGGCTAATTACAAGCTCACCGCAGCCAAGGTTTACGACTCGTATGAAGAAGTCCTCCAAGATCCCAATGTCGAGGCCGTCTACATTCCTCTCCCCAACGGCCTTCATCATAAATGGGCAATAAACGCATTAAAGGCTGGCAAGCACGTCTTGATCGAGAAGCCTGTTGGATCCAATGCTGCCGAAGCCAAAGAGATTCAGGACTGCGCGCGAGAAACTGGCAAGATTGCTCTTGAAGCTTACCACTGGCGACTTCACCCTGCCGCTCATCGTGTCAAGGAAATTATTGAAAGCGGCAAATATGGCCACGTCACGGCTACTTCTTCCAAAATGGTCGTACCTCCTGGTGCTATAGGTGCAGATGATATCCGTTTCAACTACGCCTTGGGAGGGGGAGCTTCCATGGATCTTTGCTACGTGGTTTCGGGGTCTTTGTACTGGGCATCCGCTCCCAATGATGTGAAAGGAACCACTTTTGAAGTGTTGGAAGCGAAGTCTCGAGTCAGCAAGCTTGACAAACGAGTCGATGAAGCCATGGAGGCAACTTTCGTTATTCGTAATGCGGATAGTGCGAGACCGCCAGTCATGTGCACCACCACTTGTAAATTGGTGCTGCCAAAGTTCTTGGGATTTATCCCACAGTTTTGGGATCTGACGCCGACAACAGTGGTGGAGCTAGAGCAAGCCAAAATCGAGCTGACGGCCTTTATTGCGCCGTACATTGGGCACAAGATCATCATCACTGAGAAGAGCGGCAAGAAGACCGTTGAAACTGTCTACAAGGATGGGCCCGTATGGGGCAAGAGGGGAGAGCCTTGGTGGACAACGTACAGATATCAGCTCGAGGCCTTTGTGGATCGTGTCAAGGCGTATAAAAACCAGGAACCATATAATGGGCCTTGGGTCGATATGGATGAAAGTGTGAAGCTTATGGAGATTATCGATGGCATCTATAAAAAGGCAGGGATGCCGCTGCGCGGAGCAGAGTAG
- a CDS encoding uncharacterized protein (EggNog:ENOG41): protein MTCLPTTCLQPPPSMVSTSSVAEDSWHMPMTRENSRVQASPNMHRMPSFSSFKEEPHLSQGAFDYSQPSSPRKASDLNNDLLAIGNGIVPSLNQYASLESLFPSSASMERENSNISIKSTKSTASNVERRLKEATERVIQNSKATAIAPMPQQLPPNAATSIAPKKERALQEGDKNKPKPKPPKLCPHCVEYPNGFRGDHELRRHIKAKHRRTVKKWICRDPAELRIPSELRALYPLAKCKACASGKLYGAYYNAAAHLRRTHFTAKPTRARGASAGRRNGGRGGGDWPPMKQLKLWFREVTVEGDETSSLAAAYESPDKRSPSLAIEEVPFMPVGQLDDTDAFRDIFSPDIDFGLIDYEPQSIDAALGLNMMVSGLDNDIEMASSSQDSLVASVFQDAYWPVQEPYGQ, encoded by the coding sequence ATGACATGCCTTCCCACAACGTGCCTTCAGCCCCCCCCATCAATGGTCTCGACATCCTCAGTTGCTGAGGACTCGTGGCACATGCCCATGACTCGCGAGAATAGTCGTGTTCAAGCCAGCCCCAACATGCACCGAATGCCCTCGTTCTCGTCCTTCAAAGAAGAACCACACTTGAGCCAAGGAGCATTCGATTATTCtcagccaagcagcccaaggaAGGCGTCAGACTTGAATAATGATCTCCTGGCTATCGGCAATGGCATTGTCCCTTCTCTTAACCAATACGCGTCGTTGGAGAGTCTattcccttcttctgcttcgaTGGAAAGAGAGAACTCAAACATCAGCATCAAAAGCACAAAGTCAACAGCCTCCAATGTTGAGCGTCGGCTCAAAGAGGCTACGGAGCGCGTCATCCAAAATAGCAAGGCTACTGCTATTGCCCCTATGCCTCAGCAGCTGCCCCCAAACGCGGCAACCTCTATTGCCCCTAAAAAGGAGCGCGCTCTTCAAGAGGGCGACAAGAAtaagccgaagccgaagcctcCCAAGCTGTGCCCACACTGCGTCGAATACCCTAATGGTTTTCGAGGCGATCATGAACTTCGGCGCCATATCAAAGCCAAGCATAGGCGTACCGTCAAGAAGTGGATTTGCCGCGATCCCGCCGAGCTTCGGATTCCCTCCGAACTCAGGGCCCTTTATCCGCTTGCCAAGTGTAAAGCCTGCGCGTCGGGGAAGCTATACGGAGCATACTACAATGCGGCCGCCCACCTTCGGCGCACACACTTTACAGCCAAGCCTACCAGAGCAAGGGGTGCATCTGCGGGCAGAAGGAACGGGGGCAGAGGAGGTGGCGATTGGCCTCCAATGAAGCAGCTTAAGCTCTGGTTTCGCGAAGTTACCGTCGAAGGTGACGAAACCAGTTCGCTTGCCGCAGCTTATGAGTCCCCAGACAAGCGCTCCCCTTCTCTCGCTATTGAAGAGGTGCCATTTATGCCCGTTGGCCAGTTGGATGACACCGATGCATTTAGGGATATCTTTAGCCCTGACATTGATTTCGGTCTCATCGACTACGAGCCTCAATCTATTGACGCTGCTCTGGGCCTCAACATGATGGTGTCTGGACTTGACAATGACATTGagatggcttcttcgtcgcaAGACTCGTTGGTGGCTTCAGTTTTTCAAGACGCTTATTGGCCTGTGCAAGAACCATATGGACAATGA